The nucleotide sequence GCCCAGGTATTCCTTGCCATAGAGCTTTTTCAGCTTGATCACATCGAACAACTGGCAGACGGCTTCGTCCTTGTCGCTGATCAGCTCGAACGGAAACTCCTGCTTGCACTTGAAGTTTTCGTGGGACTTGAGGCTGTCCCGGGAGACGCCGAACACTTCGGTGTTGGCCGCCTGGAATTGTGCGTACTGGTCACGAAAGCCCTGGCCTTCGGTGGTGCAGCCTGGGGTGCTGTCCTTCGGATAGAAGTAGATCACCACCTGCTTGCCTTTCAAGGCCGCGAGGCTGACAGTCTGCCCGCTGGTGGCGGGTGCCTGGAAATCGGTAACCGGCTGGTCGATGGCAACGGCCATGAGCGCTTCCTTACATTGGGTTTTGTGGGCGCCACGGTTCGATCAGTGCGT is from Pseudomonas sp. B21-056 and encodes:
- a CDS encoding peroxiredoxin is translated as MAVAIDQPVTDFQAPATSGQTVSLAALKGKQVVIYFYPKDSTPGCTTEGQGFRDQYAQFQAANTEVFGVSRDSLKSHENFKCKQEFPFELISDKDEAVCQLFDVIKLKKLYGKEYLGVDRSTFLIDKNGVLRQEWRGVKVPGHVDAVLAAAQALDKI